The Equus caballus isolate H_3958 breed thoroughbred chromosome 25, TB-T2T, whole genome shotgun sequence nucleotide sequence CGCCAGGACTTCCAGTTGATGCCGTCCGCGTAGCTCTGTTGGGGGCCCCCCAGGTAACGGCCATTCAGGTTGGACAAGTGACAGTTGTCGTACCACCAGGCCCCATGGAACCTCTCAGCACAGCTGGAAGAACTCCGGTCGTTGTCTTGGTCCTTGGTGGAGAAGAACCGGTCGTTGTGGGCTGTCAGGGAATCTCCTGCTCAGGGAGAAACAGGGTGGTGTCGGTGCCAGAAGAGGCCCCGCTGTCAGGGGCCCTGCCTCCCACTCCTCATCAGCGCCGCCCTCACTGGAGAGATGCATCACCGAGCCCCGAGGACGGAGGGCCTGCCTGGGCcttgaggcagagggagcagaaggTCCATGACCCGCTCCTGGTCCAGGACCCCCTCCACACAGAGCAttgcctccctcctccagccatCACCTGTCTCCTCCAGGCTCCCCCAAGACCGTCAGACCTGTTCTGGCCCCTGAAGTCCCTCCtagcctgctcctcctctctgggCTCCGTCCCCCATCTCTGGGTCTCCCGGTGAGGACAGCACCGCCCTCATCCGGGGGCCCCCTCCATCTTCAGCCCTGGGAATGAAGCTCACCTCCGGCTCCTGCCGTTCCCGCCCGCCCCGAGCCTCAGCTTTGCCACCTGCAAAATGGGACCATGGGCCCTGCCCCGTTCCCTCCTTGGAGGGCCCAAGTGAGGTCGTGCGTGTCGGGGGCACACACTCGAAGGCTCCCGTTATCAAATGCCCGGGGAGTGCCTTGCTCTCTGCAGCTCTGGGTGCGACACAGGTAAATGGGCTCCTGCTGGAGCAGCTCTCAGCGCCTTCGCTGCATGCTGGGCTTCCCAAGAGGACGCTCCGTAGGGAATGCCTCCCCAGGTCACGTGGAACGCCTCCCCAGGTCACATGGCCAGAGACGCCTCTAGGCAGAGAACATCCCACAGGGCTCCTGTTCCgtggaacacagtttgggaacAGGGCCCTAAGACCCCGTGTGGAATGACGGTCGTGTTGCAGGTGTCAGCAGGGATGAGGGTCAGTAACGTCCGGCCCCACTCACAGACACGCAGACACGGCCTTGGGTGCGGGACCTGATTATGTCACTGGTCCCCGTGCCACACAGAGACGTGGAAATTCGTGTCTGCACTTACAGACAGAGAggctggggcccagagagaggaggccccagcccagggtcacccaggggAGACGGAGCCGGGACCCTGGGCAGTTCTCTCTGCCCCCCAACCCGGCTCTGAAGCCCAGGCCACTCTGCCCGGTGCGGACTCTCACCTGCGTTGCCCCCGACGAAGGCTCCCAGGACCAGCTTGTACTTGTCTGCCTCGTCCGCCAGCTTGAATGACCCGTACTTGGCAAACTGGAGGTTTCCCTGGAAGTCCAGGAGGTCGACCCGGAGCTCACTGGTTCCTGGGGGGAAAGGCTTTCAGGTCCCAACCTTGAGTCCTTCTGCCTTCAGCGAGGGGAGATGGAGCATTTGGGTAAATTCTTGAGGGATGTCTGAAGTTGACATCCAGGGAAAGTTCGACTGGGACTATATGGAAATCCCATGTGGATGTGAGGACCTCGGCAGTGGGTCTATTTCTAAATTCTTCCCTGTATTCCGTAAGCCGTGCCTGAAATCCCACAGTTAGCGCTCCTTTGATGCATTGAAGCACTGCTCTATTTTGAAAGTGTAAATTCTCCTGCAGATGATTAAGCTACTAACATGATGGGTTGAGAAACTattgtagtttcttttttaagaatttgaGGCCTGTGAGCGGATGCCTTCCCGGTCGCCAGGGGGTAGTGGATGCAGGAAAAAAAGGGTCTACAATGTGGCACTTCACCTCGGGACCAGCGGAGAAGCTAATCCTGTGGGATAGAGAAATGGGGGTACAGTCCTCTCTCTCTTGGGGTGCGTGTGGCTGTGTGGGGACTGTCACATGTGCTGGCCgggggaggccagggaggggtCACGGTAGGGCTAAGATCCCAGTTTCAAGACCGACAGTCTGAAGTGGCAGGGGGCTAACCCGAGACCTCACGGCCTCCTTCTCACGCCGTCCTCTCGGCAGGTATAACTGGCCCTGAGGCCGGAAGAGGTCTTCACCCCAAGAATCCCAATTCCTCTGATTCTAACATTTAGAGAGTCTAAGAGAACACACGTCCTAGGTTGTCACAGTTGTTCTGCTCTGAGAGTTAACCCCGTGGGTAAAGGAGGAGCAGGGTCTTCTGTCCCAAATGGCCCAAGTCTAAGGTCAGGGGCATGTGGATTTCAGAACCCCAAGACCACCAAAGCCCCCGGCACGGGCCCTACCCTGGGCGGTCAGGGCGTGGATGTTGTCGTTCCCCAGCCAGAACTCTCCCAGCTGACTGCCAAAGCCCCGCTTATACGCTGCCCAGTCCCGGAAGAAGTCCACGGAGCCGTCGCTCCTTCGCTGGAAGACCTGTGGAGGACGACAGGGCTCGGGAGACCAGGGCAGCCCCCGGGGACCTCGGCCACACTTGGGAGCAACATTTGTAGCTCACAGAGCATCCTGGGCCCAGACCCCAGGGCCTGTCAGGAGCGTGCCCACATGTGACCAAGGAGGAAATGCAGACTCAGAGAGGGTAGGCGACAAgctcaaagccacacagctggagAGTAGCAGGCTTCCCTCCTGGCCTCACCCCAGGGCCTGGACTCCCTCCCACATGGGTTCACCACCCACCCACATTTCCCGTTCTCCCCGTCCTCAGTGAAAGGAAAGGGCCAGCCCGGGGCTGCAGGGGCACACATTTTCATGAAGGCCACAGAGAGAGTTCTCCGCCAGGCGTAGAACCCGGTCTGTGAGAGTCCCAGGCACTGCCCCCTCTGCCCAAGGGCCACGCTGCGTCTCGGAGATCCTGACACTCACCGTCCACCCCCCGCCATCCGTGTCCATGTCGCACAGCACAGTCAGGGGCCGGCAGTCACGCAGGTAGATGGTGTGCCAGCCGCTGAGAGTCTGGCCACTGGTGAGCAGCTCCTTGCAGTTCCGAGGTCCTGGGGACGGAACCCGGGAAATGGATTCTGGGACAGGGAGCCCTGGGCAGGGCGggtgcaggggaggggcaggagggagaagcaGGCACAGGGGGCATCCACATGGGTGGAGGGGGACTCCGGGGCCCGGGGCAGAGGTGCGGCCCTCCAAGGCCACCCAGTTGTGATGGCCAAGCCCGGTCCCCCTGCCATCCCCACCTCCCGGGCTGCCCCCACCTTAGTCCCCAGGCACCTAGCCTTCCAGGGAATATTATAAGCTCCTTCAGCAGAATTACTATGGAATATTCTAGAGTTATCCAGGCGATAGATGCCTATTACTTGAGTAATTGAGGGAGTAAAATATGTGTAGACACTGTATTGTCCTTGGGCTTTGGAACTTGAGCCTGTGCTGCTGGCCAGCGGGGAGCAGGTCCAGGCTCAGGTACCCAGGTCAGTGGTGTGGTCAGTCACCTGTGGCACACATTTGAGGCTGCCCAGGGTCTCCTGTGTGGGTACAGAGGACACACATGTCACAAGTCTGCAGATCAGAGTACCTGACCCCTCCAGCCCCAGTTGCTCCACGGACATTGAAAGGAGAATGGAGACAATTATCCAGATCCTTCCAGGTGGGATGGGATCCCTTTCTGATGGGTGGCTCCTAGACTCTACTTCTCTGGAGCGTGTAGGGCAAACCTTCATTTGCTTGgccccctcctgcctctggcTTTGCCCGCAGGGGACGGGGACAGTCAGCACCATCGCTCGGGGGCACTGACTGGACTGCTGTCCTGGCCATCGCGTTTGGCCCTCACGGGCTCAGAAGCAGAGACCCGACCGCTCCGGGTCTGTCACGGTCAGTCCAGCTCAGCCCGGCCTCCCCCTCGGCGTCTCCAGGTGTGGAGAGGATTGGGAGGCGTTTGGTATCTGGGTCTGGGCCCCAAGCTTGCATTTTTTGCTTGACGACAGAGAATGTGACTATGTCTTAGAGTTTTctgagttttgccttttctgatttttacaaatttttttataaatgaaCGTAAATCAGAAAAAGAATAGACTAAGTAGAATGTCCACATTCATGCAGTCATGTAGTCTTGCCAACCATTGGGTCCAACGCTGGCCGAGGCTGGGCTGTGAGCTGAGAGAACCCCCCACCCCGTTGCCTGAACAGAGGGCACTTGGGTCTGAGACCCTCCCCACGGCGTGGTGCTGGGCTTGACCAAGGCCTCTGGGACCCCTCCCCTGGACAAAGCCTGCCGAGGAGCCAGGACGGCGGGACAGGCTCACCTTTCTCTCCACGCTGGCCCTTCTCCCCGCGATCTCCTGGAGAGAGACACTGGAGTTAGGACCGCTGATGGGGAGAACGACTGGTCCCTGAGACACTGACACCTGCTCTGCTTTTCAGGAGGTCGGCTGGGTGGAGTCCCAGGCTGAGGGCTCTGCACGCTACCTACGCATGGCTCTGTTGGCTTACGATGGTTTTAAAGCGCCAGGTCTCatgggaggggaaggggactCTGGGACTCTTCCCCTGGTGAGGAGGGGTCACTCTGGACCCGGGACCCTGCATTTAGGACTCAGTTCACACACTATCTCAAGGCTCtttggaaatggaaaatatgacGGGGTCCCTCTccgtctctctgtctccctctctgtgtctctctccttctctctctctttccaccctcctcctttctctctgtctctctccctcttcccccatctctctctccctctctgtgtctcctcccTTCTatctctgtctatctgtctgtctctacAGCTCTCATTTCTCTATAGACAGACCTTGGGGTCCCACTCAGGGGTCTTCACTCTTTATCTAAAAGGTGGCATGTACCTCTAGGCCCAGGTGGTCCCGCCTTCCCAGGGGCTCCAGGGGAACCTCTTTCTCCTGCAAATTCCAAAGATACTTCATTGAGAAAAATGCAACCTAAGCAATTCTACTTGAGGATCTTTGCTCCAAGTGGTAAAGACCCGACCCGTCTTGCTCCAGCCCCAGTGGTCTGCAGAATCGCGGCCCCCGGGACTCAGCTGGCAGTGACTGCAGACGGTGGGGACACAGCACCCACAGTAGCACAGGTGCAGCCCGGGCTGGCACCTGAGCTCAGGCCCCAGGGTTACCACTTGGCTTCCAGCCTCCACTGCTCTCTGTGGAGCAGGCCCAGGTGCGTGCTGATCTGACAGAGCTCGACCGTCTGGTCAGGGGCCTGGGACAAGGAAAACGTCCTCCAAGACCCTGTCACACCAGGTCCCCTGGGAGACGGAGAGCCCGAGCCTCTGGGCGCAGTAGAGGTCGGGGTGCAATTACCTGCCCCTCCTCGTGGAGAGAGGAGGTGTCAGGAGCCATGTGACCTCCCAGGCCGGCATTATCTATGCTAGCAGGGGGCTAGGACGGGCCAGCTCCCAGCTTCCACACACCACGTGGGCCTGAGCCCAGAGcagggccctcccctcccccaaagtcATCCCAAGCGATGGGTGGGAGGGTCAGGAGAGGCCCCCAGGCTCCGCTCAGCAGCCGCACATCCCCCAACAGGCTCAGCATCCTGCAGCGGGCAGGGGCAGAGCAGTGGGGCTGGCTCAGCTTGGGGGCAGATTACCCACACCCACCCGTCGAAGCCTGGTCCAGGGAGGTTGGACCCAGActtgcttctcctccttcctcggGCAAGAGCTCCTCCCCAGCGTTCCTCACTGAGCCCATCACGGTGAGCACACACAGCCCTCCCGATCCTAGGACTGGATGCGACGTCGCTACCAGCTGCCGTTCGAGTGTCCACACACACAACCCAGGCCAGGGGCGCTCTCCTCAAAAGGCAGCACCTTTGTTGACCTTTTGGTGCACACCTGCCCTCTGTACCAGGCTCGGCGACCCAAAGCCATGCAAAGCGGGCCGCCACCATGGTGGGAGAGGGGCCACACAAGAGGTCCTTGCGCAGAACCCACTGGCGGCCTGCAAGCCGACCTGGATGgaggcccagccccaggcctcccGATGGGAGACGCAGGAAGCTGCTGACTCcttgagcctccgtttcctcctcTGAGGTGGGGACAGAAGAAAGTCGTGGCCTCAGTGTTCAGATGAGAATACGGAGGATACAAGACCAGAGATCTTGCCAATGGGCACGTACAGCCAACACTGGATCAAGGACCAGGAAgcagatattccatgaaaatatgCCCAAACGTGCGCTCATAAAATGCTTCACAGACCAGCTCCCTCTAGGGAATTTCAGAAGCCCCCGTGGGCCTGGGGGGGTGGGCTTCTGACACTGGCTCCAGCAGGGCCAAGACCCAACCTCCCGACCCGGGATCCGTGTGTGGTGTTGCCCACCTTGGGGTCTCATTTGAGAAGAGCAAGAACTCAGTGGAACCCCTCACCCATCCCGGAGCACATACCTCTCCCTCCAGTGGCGCCTGTGTCTCCCTTGGGCCCCACGGCTCCAGGCATCCCCGGGCACCCTCGGAGAATGGTGAGCTTGTCGGAGCCCTCTAGACCTACCATCTTCACCTCTGCAGAGAAGCACAAAGTGCCAGTCAGGGCGCTCGTCCCGGGCCGAGGGCCCCGCAGAGCTGGCAACAGGTGCCCGACGTGAGGGGATCTGCCCCTGCAGTGACCTCTGGCCTGGGCAGATGGCTCTGGCCAGTGTCACCTGCCTCAGCTGAGGGTCAGCCTGGCAGTGAGCTTTTCCTGCCTCTGGTGGGCGCTGGTCAGGAGGGGAGTTGATGCGAGGCAGAGCCCTGGCATCTGAGTCCACGCTGCCTAAGGGGAACCCAGTCCCTCAgtgctgtgtgtgtttgggtAAGTTGCTCAacccctctgggcttctgtcctcTGAACTGCCAGGAAAGACAGGAATAGGTCTGTGGAGAGGATTAGATTAGAtgatgcaaattttaaaaatcctggtATAACTCAAGGCATTTGAAAAGAGCTGCATCAACAGTGGGTACTTTCAATAAATagtaacaataaatatttacaggaaACTTTGGGAATTTGGGTCAACGTAGCATTTTCACCCTCAGATCTTGGGTGACCATAGGAGTCCTGAGCCAGAAGATCTCAGAAGGAGTCCGTGTGGGTCCCCTGGAGAGGGGAGGTGTTtaacccaaggacacagagcaagCCCCGGCCAGACTGGAACCAGGGAATTATTTGCTTCTTAGATTTGAATTATATTGATCACAAAATTCAACTATCCTCACGAGAGAAAACTTTGAGGAATATGGCATCGTCATCAACTCCGGAGGAGGCTGGACTGACCCGGGAGCAATCCCTCTCCAGGCGTGGCCCATCCGCCTGCCTAGGATGGGGAGGGAGACCACTCTCCCTTTGAGCCCCTGGATCTGCTGAGTCGGACCCTCTGGGGTGAGGGCCAGCAGTCTATGTTAAACCCCCGGGCAGGTGGGGGAGCCCCGGGTTAGAGAACCTCAGAGCGCCTCTCCGGAAACCCATGAGCAGACAGAGACGGTGAAGGGGGTTTTCCTCCTCCCCAGCGAGACAGTCCAGGCCGGCTGTGAGGCTCCGTCAGTAAACCGTGGGCTTGGGATCCAGACCCCAGAAGAagtccctgctcctctccctcccaccagaAGCATGCGGGCCAGTTGTCTCCTTGCCAGAGGATGAAGTCGAGCTGTTGACAGTCTTCAGAAGACACGTGTAGAGGGTTTAAGAGGGGGCTCCGTAAGTGGTCAATGAGGGGCCAGTTATCAGCtttcagggcccagagaactcaGGTCCGTCTCACCTGGACAGGTGTCGGCAGTCTGGGCAGGCAGGGTCTGGATGCACAGCAGCAAGAGGAGCTGGCCTCCAGGCCCCAGGGCCATGGCAACTCTGCTCGGCTCCATGTCCTCTGGTCTCTGGCCTCGAAGAGGCTCCCAGCTCTTATAGGGTTGCCCAAGCCCGGGCCCGGAGTTTCTCTGCTCCCCTGGGGACACCCACTTCCTGCAGGCTCTTTGGTTGCACCAACAGGAGGTACGAGATGATCACAGAGGGTGTTTCCTTCCCCGTGGGCCCCACCAAGCTGCCCGCTGAATCAGGCTCACTTCCTCCAGCAAGGACACCTTGTCCCCAGTCAACTGAGCTCCCAGGATGCCTCTGCCGGAAAGGGTCTGCCTGGCTTGTGGTTTAAGGAAAGCACAGTCTCCAAGCGCCTTTTCATTACCCAGGATCCCCAAAGAGTGCCCTGAGGCCCTGGAGGGTTGGCTGAAGATAACTCCCTCATCTGATCTCCAGAATATTCAGGGTCTGAGCCAGTCACTGACACTTGACATAGGGGAAGGGAAAAAACTCTGGGCTCCTGTCATATGCTAAGTTCTACTTACACCAGCTCCATCGGATAGGAGCTATTATTTGAATTTCACAGGTGGAAAAattgaagtcacacagctagaaagagcCAGATGTGGTGTCAAGTCTGCCTGATGCACTGAGGACCACTGGTCCGCTCATTAGACCTGAAGGTGAGGACATGCCTTGTCCTGCAAATCCCTGAGGCATCATCCATGTCTGGTTCTGTGGATCATGCTCAGCCTGAGCACGTTGTGGGTGCTTCGGGAAGGGGCTCTGCAGATGTGTGGAAACGCTCACTGAGGAGACAAGGACAGTGACACGTGGGGAGGAGCGGGGCGGGGGGACATTCCTCTGTGACTTGATGTTTCTCCGGCAGCATGCATGGGCTGGCGTTCTGAATGCACCAGCTCCCCAAGTAGGAAAGAATGGTGGGACGGCCAGACCAAAGGTTCAGCAAAAGGAGTGGGCTGTCCAGGGGGACATAGGACCTTAGATCCCTCTCTATCAGGGCTGCAATGATACTAGACTTTGCCAATTTCTGTGCAGCGGCTTCAGCCTATGAGACAGAGGAGGCAGACAGGCTGTGTTGCCTCAGACACCACttagcctccctgagcctctggaCCAGGCAGCCTGCTCCCACAGCACAGGCGTGGGTTTCAGGGGTGCCACTTTGTCTGTCGGGGAGCAACGACAGCAGGAGTGCTCACCTGGGGTGAGTCAGGACATCGAGAGAGGCAGCAGGTAAATGTCCCTCAACTCTATCAACATGTGACCCCCTAGGGACCAGAGTGGttccttttctttgcattttcagtAGAACAATTTCAGGTGAGACGTCAGCAATCCAATCGGATATCCATTTAATGTTCCTAAGAGGATGTGAGAATGAAAGATTCTGTCAAGTTCAAATATCTTAAAGTTGAATCAATAAGAGACATTTGACTTCTGGAAATGGCAGGTGAGGTATTTTGGGTCATCCATCCTActaaggaaaaacagacaaataattaaaaaaggtATTTGCCTGAAAGCATAGCCAAGTGAACCATCTAGGAAAGGGTTACCTTGCCGAGTCAGCCATCTAGGAAAGGGTTACCTTGCCACACCATTGGGTACACCAGAAGTCCGGAGCAGGGAAACCAGGACTTGGGCCTCTTTGCCAGGGGTTTTGCCAATCCCTAAAGACACCTGAGAAGCTGGTCGGTTTCCTTGACAATTTTGCAGTGCTAAAGGTCAAAGGTTGGGGTCTCGGGCCTCTTGAGGGTGTGAATTTGGGCTTGGGATCCAGAAGGGCTGCTCTAGGAATAAGGATGAAGCATCAACAGCCAGCATCTGAGCGTCCCAGGAAAAGCATCTCAGCTCCTGAAATTCTAGCAAGGTCTTCACAGATGCTCACGCCCTCAGGCTTCCAGCTGAAACCAACACAAATCTTCTCTGAAGGAGAATAGCACTGTCGCAGGACTTACGTCATTTCTGcaagtatatacacatatttttgaattaaatGTTAGAACATTGTAAAATATCACCAGCTTCATGCGGATAAAAGACAAAATGTGCAAGAACAAATAGAAACAACAGATTATAGAAGCAGACCCCCAGAAGCTGCAGACACC carries:
- the LOC100069029 gene encoding ficolin-1, with amino-acid sequence MEPSRVAMALGPGGQLLLLLCIQTLPAQTADTCPEVKMVGLEGSDKLTILRGCPGMPGAVGPKGDTGATGGRGERGSPGAPGKAGPPGPRGDRGEKGQRGEKGDPGQPQMCATGPRNCKELLTSGQTLSGWHTIYLRDCRPLTVLCDMDTDGGGWTVFQRRSDGSVDFFRDWAAYKRGFGSQLGEFWLGNDNIHALTAQGTSELRVDLLDFQGNLQFAKYGSFKLADEADKYKLVLGAFVGGNAGDSLTAHNDRFFSTKDQDNDRSSSSCAERFHGAWWYDNCHLSNLNGRYLGGPQQSYADGINWKSWRGYNYSYKASEMKVRLS